In the Helianthus annuus cultivar XRQ/B chromosome 11, HanXRQr2.0-SUNRISE, whole genome shotgun sequence genome, one interval contains:
- the LOC110886121 gene encoding PHD finger protein ALFIN-LIKE 3 — protein MASIPRTVADIFGDYCCRRRGLINALTHDVDTFFAQCDSDKDNLCLYGYPDGTWEVTLPSHEVPPVIPDPALGINFARNKMSRDEWLYLVAVHSDSWLLNVAFFYAAYLNKNQRTRLFNLINRLTNVVENVKKWNVVQNTPRIDKSGEASGSNSRIPQKISSDGPSKTTSKIVEDSHMESEEEQEETPCGRCGEVYQKNEFWIACDFCPLWYHGKCVNVTTTMADEIDKYECPLCALKRTKA, from the exons ATGGCATCGATACCTCGTACAGTTGCAGATATTTTCGGAGATTACTGCTGTCGTCGTAGAGGATTGATTAATGCTTTAACCCATG ATGTTGATACATTCTTTGCTCAGTGTGATTCAG ACAAAGACAATCTCTGTCTATATGGATATCCAGATGGAACTTGGGAAGTGACACTTCCATCACATGAGGTCCCACCAGTGATTCCTGACCCCGCTCTTGGAATCAACTTTGCAAGAAATAAGATGAGCCGAGACGAGTGGCTCTACCTGGTTGCAGTCCACAGTGACTCGTGGTTACTCAATGTGGCTTTCTTCTACGCTGCATATCTAAATAAAAATCAAAG GACGCGTTTGTTTAACTTGATTAACCGTCTGACCAATGtggttgaaaatgtaaaaaaatggAACGTTGTACAAAACACGCCTAGAATAGACAAGAGTGGTGAAGCCAGCGGAAGCAATTCCAGGATCCCCCAAAAG ATATCAAGTGATGGACCGAGTAAAACCACCTCAAAAATTGTAGAAGATAGTCATATGGAGAGTGAAGAAGAACAAGAGGAGACACCATGTGGCCGTTGTGGCGAAGTCTACCAGAAGAATGAGTTCTGGATCGCGTGTGACTTCTGTCCGTTATGGTATCATGGCAAGTGTGTGAATGTCACAACCACAATGGCCGATGAGATAGACAAGTATGAATGCCCTTTGTGCGCCCTGAAACGAACCAAAGCATAG